Proteins from a genomic interval of Euleptes europaea isolate rEulEur1 chromosome 18, rEulEur1.hap1, whole genome shotgun sequence:
- the LOC130490280 gene encoding vomeronasal type-2 receptor 26-like: protein MPYIEAFSSQTITDFRCSLVTKFYQHILALVFAIHEINKNPNVLPNVTLGFHIHDSTIDPKWTYRTTLDLLFKSLELVPNYKCGTKKKVMGVIGGYRSDTSLDMVILLSRYKIPQFSFGSFESEVENPTSLPPFYRTAPQETLQYEGIVQLLLHFGWTWVGLIAMDDEAGDRFLQAFEAMLSRNGICVAFIEKATRQVLWDDADFMWKYLDRRNTDFLDSTANAIVVHGESVTLAWLVTIIFIPAILMNVTGSDYVARTSTGKLHTLLQRIAFNNSAGDEVTFNEHGQLKGGFDITNLVTFPNKSYIRVKIGRLDPQVLLSKRVIIKEDIIEWNRYFEHLPPLSVCNDYCKPGYSRKKKEGEKFCCYDCDPCPEGKISDKQDMDSCMPCSEGHYPNLGQDQCIPKFPNFLSFEEPLSMILAFLALSFSLITALVLAIFVKYKDTPIVKANNRSLTYCLLISLLLCFLCSLLFIGKPNKVTCLLRQMTFGIIFSVAVSSVLAKTVTVIVVFVASKPGNVFRKWVGKQLAYCIVISCFFVQVAICAVWLGTSPPFPDVDMHSLSREIIVQCNEGSATVFYCVLGYMGLLASVCFIVAFLARKLPDSFNEAKFITFSMLVFCSVWLSFVPTYLSTQGKGMVAVEIFSILASSAGLLGCIFFPKCYVIILRPELNRREELIRKKH from the exons ATGCCATACATAGAAGCATTCTCTTCTCAAACAATAACTGATTTTCGTTGCAGCCTTGTAACAAAGTTCTACCAGCACATCCTCGCCTTGGTGTTTGCCATCCATGAGATCAACAAGAACCCCAACGTCTTGCCCAATGTCACTCTTGGGTTCCACATCCATGACTCCACCATAGATCCGAAATGGACGTACAGGACTACCCTCGACCTACTCTTCAAATCACTTGAACTCGTCCCAAACTACAAGTGTGGCACCAAGAAAAAAGTGATGGGTGTCATTGGGGGATATAGATCTGATACCTCATTAGACATGGTCATTCTCTTGAGTCGttacaagatcccacag TTTTCATTTGGCTCATTTGAATCAGAAGTGGAAAACCCAACCAGTCTCCCTCCGTTTTACCGCACGGCCCCCCAGGAAACCCTTCAGTATGAGGGAATTGTCCAGTTACTTCTGCATTTCGGCTGGACATGGGTTGGGCTCATTGCGATGGATGATGAAGCTGGAGACCGGTTTTTGCAAGCATTTGAGGCGATGCTTTCCAGGAATGGAATCTGTGTGGCCTTCATAGAAAAGGCTACAAGACAGGTCCTGTGGGATGACGCAGATTTTATGTGGAAATACCTTGACAGAAGAAATACAGATTTCCTGGACAGCACAGCCAATGCAATTGTTGTACATGGAGAAAGTGTAACCCTTGCCTGGCTGGTAACCATTATCTTTATTCCCGCAATTTTAATGAATGTAACAGGTTCTGATTATGTGGCGAgaacctctacaggaaag CTCCACACACttcttcagagaattgctttcaACAACAGTGCCGGAGATGAAGTGACCTTTAATGAACATGGACAATTGAAAGGTGGATTTGATATTACCAACTTGGTCACTTTTCCAAATAAGTCCTATATCAGAGTCAAGATCGGGAGGCTGGATCCTCAGGTTCTGCTTAGTAAAAGAGTCATCATCAAAGAAGACATAATTGAGTGGAACAGATACTTTGAACAT CTGCCTCCTCTGTCTGTGTGTAATGACTACTGCAAGCCAGGTTACagcaggaaaaagaaggaaggggagaaattcTGCTGCTACGATTGTGATCCGTGTCCAGAGGGGAAGATTTCAGACAAACAGG ACATGGATTCTTGTATGCCATGCTCTGAAGGTCATTATCCAAACCTGGGACAAGATCAATGTATTCCCAAGTTTCCAAACTTCCTTTCCTTTGAAGAACCCTTGAGCATGATTTTAGCCTTTTTGGCCCTCTCCTTTTCTCTGATCACAGCCCTGGTGCTCGCAATCTTTGTCAAGTACAAGGACACCCCCATCGttaaagccaacaaccggagcctcacctactgtctactcatctctctcctcctatgcttcctctgctccttgctcttcATCGGAAAGCCTAACAAGGTGACCTGCCTCCTCCGACAAATgacttttggcatcatcttctccGTTGCTGTTTCTTCTGTCTTGGCAAAAACTGTTACAGTCATTGTAGTGTTCGTGGCCTCTAAGCCAGGAAACGTTTTtcgaaagtgggtggggaaacaatTGGCATATTGCATTGTTATCTCTTGCTTCTTTGTTCAAGTTGCTATATGTGCTGTTTGGCTGGGCACTTCTCCTCCATTCCCAGATGTGGACATGCATTCACTCAGTAGAGAAATCATCGTGCAATGCAATGAAGGGTCAGCCACGGTGTTTTACTGTGTTTTGGGCTACATGGGCTTACTGGCCTCAGTCTGCTTCATTGTGGCTTTCCTTGCCAGAAAGCTGCCCGacagtttcaacgaagccaaattcatcaccttcagcatgttggtcttctgcagtgtttggctgtcctttgtccccacctacctgagcactcAAGGAAAAGGCATGgtggccgtggagatcttctctatcttggcctccagtgctgggtTGCTGGGCTGCATCTTTTTTCCGAAGTGCTATGTCATTATCCTGAGGCCTGAGCTGAACAGAAGAGAGGAGCTGATAAGGAAAAAGCATTGA